One Solanum pennellii chromosome 10, SPENNV200 genomic region harbors:
- the LOC107032727 gene encoding uncharacterized protein LOC107032727, translating into MGSISFIIKHYGHWTEDNCYVDYTTEAIMIKEYASYKDLVDEVANQIGVDLRYNRLKLKYKIEGSIAPLEIHNDMEMRVYVSLKKEAREFAKYPICVTVSVNDRDINCKNEYEEDVGMCMINGGSFESCKPIVVVDGSHLRGTYNGTFVSARMEQFREAHGLKNKMCVVSDRNESIIKAVSRIYNIPHYACMFHLWKNVKTLYKKSHDSFSEVFYEMAKAYKHSEFNELMKKVEHVDIKVKNYLELAGYDKWARVYATVDRGTVMTSNIAECINGCLVKARELPIYDFLEEIRQMFGRWNFKNHTSASNTFTTRCGKAQAMLAENEELSLHMTVVATSNYVHSVRHEGETFIVCLEKKTCTCRRFQVDEIPCSHAWAVLKKKFLDSEPYCSDLYKPNTLLVTYANPINPLPDRKDWNMPAYVENEIFKPPKFK; encoded by the exons ATGGGGAGCATTAGTTTTATAATAAAGCATTATGGACATTGGACTGAAGATAATTGCTATGTTGATTACACAACTGAGGCAATTATGATTAAAGAATATGCATCGTATAAAGATTTAGTTGATGAAGTTGCTAATCAGATTGGGGTAGATTTGAGGTATAACAGATTGAAACTTAAGTATAAAATAGAAGGTAGCATTGCACCTTTGGAGATACACAACGATATGGAAATGAGAGTATATGTCTCATTGAAGAAAGAAGCTCGAGAATTCGCAAAGTACCCCATTTGTGTAACTGTATCTGTGAATGATCGTGATATAAATTGTAAAAATGAGTATGAAGAAGATGTTGGCATGTGTATGATAAATGGAGGAA GTTTTGAAAGTTGTAAGCCAATAGTTGTAGTAGACGGCAGCCATCTCAGGGGGACTTATAATGGCACATTTGTGTCTGCAAGAATGGAGCAG TTTAGAGAAGCTCAtggtttaaagaataaaatgtgTGTTGTATCCGACAGAAACGAGAGTATTATAAAAGCAGTTTCGAGGATATACAACATACCACATTATGCTTGCATGTTTCATCTTTGGAAGAACGTGAAGACACTTTATAAAAAGTCACATGACAGTTTTTCAGAAGTGTTTTATGAAATGGCAAAGGCATACAAACATTCTGAATTTAATGAACTGATGAAAAAAGTAGAACATGTTGATATTAAGGTGAAGAATTATTTGGAATTGGCTGGTTATGACAAATGGGCAAGAGTGTATGCAACAGTTGATCGAGGCACTGTGATGACATCAAACATAGCTGAATGCATAAATGGATGCCTTGTGAAAGCAAGAGAATTACctatatatgattttcttgAGGAAATTAGACAAATGTTTGGTCGATGGAATTTCAAAAACCATACATCTGCTTCTAATACATTCACGACACGTTGTGGTAAAGCACAAGCAATGCTCGCTGAAAATGAAGAACTTTCACTGCATATGACG GTAGTTGCAACGAGTAATTATGTGCACAGTGTTCGTCATGAAGGGGAAACATTTATTGTTTGTCTTGAAAAGAAAACTTGCACATGTAGGAGATTTCAAGTGGATGAAATACCATGTTCGCACGCTTGGGCTGTTTTAAAGAAGAAATTTCTTGATTCTGAACCGTATTGTTCTGACCTTTACAAGCCAAATACATTACTTGTTACATATGCTAATCCAATCAATCCATTACCTGATCGAAAAGATTGGAATATGCCTGCATATGTAgagaatgaaatatttaagCCTCCAAAGTTCAAATAA